One Ranitomeya variabilis isolate aRanVar5 chromosome 4, aRanVar5.hap1, whole genome shotgun sequence genomic window, aacgatccagcgatgacagcgggagatccagcgacgaaataaagttccaaacgatctgctacgacgtacgattctcagcagggtccctgatcgctgctgcgtgtcagacacagcgatatcgtatggatatcgctggaacgtcacagatcgtaccgttgtagcgatcaaagtgccactgtgagacagtaccctaacaatagtaacaataaataaaaaaagattgtagacgcctgtgatgctaattagtggacagtgacacaccttgatttaacatgtcccttttgtcacatattcaggggtatcatcatttctgtccatgcctatttcataagttttatttttttttattctgtggaagcatggttaaaaagcaatgtctgatgttcattttcatagattatttattattacttttgtcagattcaagttattttttgactgttgtgggattttctgtcattaaacgaggtgtAACAACAATTTTGAACATGTGTGTAGTCTGTTTTTCCATTTacaaatgatggacctgagtgagggcttgttttttgtgagatgagaattgatattattttcgcctacataacattgattagtttctttttattcaatatttgggaggcagaatgaacaaacagttgaacaccatgcaCTACTGATTCATgtgatccaggaaactagtctgattgccgtatgtggagtcgggaaggaatttttttccccaatgtggagcttactctttgccacatgggtttttttttgccttcctctggatcaacatgttagggcatgttgggttaggctatgggttgaactagatggacttaaagtcttccttcaacaacTATGTAACTATCTATTAATGttgtctattagactgtgaactgtcattgtcttggtaaataattacagttttttttacatagcttgccatttttatggacagtttaaagggaatttgtcaccccaaaaatggcctatagactaaggccaccggcatcaggggcttatctacagcattctgtaatgctgtagatgagcccccgatgtaacctgaaagatgagaaataaaggttagattatactcacccaggggcggtcccgctgcggtccggtccgatgggcgtcgcggttcgggtccggcgcctcccatcttcataggatgatgtcctcttcttgtcttcctgccgcggctccggcgcaggcgtactttgccctgttgagggcagagcaaagaactacAGTGCGCGGgcgcctctgacctttcccagcgcctgcgcactggagtactttgctctgccctcaatagggcacccAGACCGCGATGCTCATcaaaccggaccgcagtgggaccgcccctgggtgagtataatctaacctttatttctcatctttcagtttacatcgagagcttatctacagcattacagaatgctgtagaaaagcccctgatgccggtggccttagtttataggccatttttggggtgaccgaCTCccttttaagtagaaatgttcaaaaatataaaattcaatgatattttattcaaaaataattgtttttttcttagcagatgactgcacccggagatcagagggacagctgacatcttcaatttttaaatcggaTGATCTTGAAATCCCACAGGATGCAACTGAATTGAATGCCATGActtcagatataccatcatcccttcacagcaaagttcTGTCATCTGatcttttgaaacaggtcctgtctcctGATTTATTACTGACTACAAAGGAAAATGAAAGTCACACAATAAGCATTAAAACACAATCTGCTCCTAAAGAAAAGAAGTCATTTTCacattcagaatatggaaataccataaaccaaagaacccacacagctgtggttaagcaccagagaacccacacaggggagaagccattttcctgttcagaatgtgggaaatgttttaaacagaaatcggctttggttaagcaccacagaacccacacaggggagaagccgttttcatgttcagaatgtagcaaatgttttaacgagaaatcagttttggttaagcaccagagaacccacacaggggagaagcctttttcctgttcagcatgtgggaaatgttttaaccagaaacacaagcttgttatacatcaaagaacccacacaggtgagaacgctttttcttgttcagaatgtgggaaatgttttaaccagaaatcatatttgcataagcaccagagaattcacacaggggagaagccttattcatgttcagaatgtgggaaatcttttaacgagaaatcagttttggttaagcaccagagaacccacacaggggagaagcctttttcctgttcagcatgtgggaaatgttttatcgagAAACAGAAGCTTGTTATacatcaaagaacccacacaggtgagaacgctttttcctgttcagaatgtgggaaatgttttaaccagaaatcatatttgcTTAAGCACAAGAGAATTCACACAGTtgagaagccttattcatgttcagaatgtgagaaatgttttaaccacaaatataaactagttacgcaccagagaacccacacaggggagaagccttttccctgttcagaatgtgggaaatgttttaacgagaaatcagttttggttaagcatcagagaacccacacaggggagaagcctttttcctgttcagaatgtgggaaatgttttaaccagaaacacAAGCTTGTTATACATCaaggaactcacacaggtgagaacgctttctcctgttcagaatgtgggaaatgttttaaccagaaatcatatttgcttaagcaccagagaattcacacagttgAGAAGCCttattcgtgttcagaatgtgagaaatgttttaaccacaaatataaactagttacacaccagagaacccacacaggggagaagcctttttcctgttcagaatgtgggaagtgttttaaacATAAAACTATTTtgtttaagcaccagagaactcacacaggggaaaatccattttcctgttcagaatgtgggaaatgttttaaccagaaatcggctttggttacgcaccacagaacccacacaggggagaagccgttttcatgttcagaatgtggcaaatgttttaacgagaaatcaggtttggttaagcaccagagaacccacacaggggagaagcctttttcctgtatagcatgtgggaaatgttttatcgagAAACAAAAGCTTGTTATACATCAAAGAACCCACACAAGTGAGAacactttttcctgttcagaatgtgggaaatgttttaaccagaaatcatatttgcttaagcaccagagaattcacacaggggagaagccttattcatgttcagaatgtgggaaatgttttaacgagaaatcagatttggttgtgcaccatagaactcacacaggggagaagcctttttcctgttcagaatgtgggaaatgttttaaccacaaatataaactaccgtattttctggtgtataagacgactgggcgtataagacgacccccaacttttccatataaaatatggaatttgggatatgcccgctgtataagactggggtcatcttataagcccagtcatcttatacagcgtgtggttcccagggtctgaaggagaggagactctccttcaggccctgggatccatattcatgttaaaaataaagaataaaaataaaaaatatgtatatgctcacccttccgagaagcctggctgtcaccgctgcaagcgtctgcctccgttcctaagaaatgcAGCCTGAAggacctcgatgatgtcacggtcaggtgactggcctgtgattggtccgtgaccgctcatgtgaccagtcacctgaccgtgacatcatcaaaggtccttcaggctcgcaattcttaggaacggaggcagacgctgacagcggtgagagccaggcttctcggaggggtgagtatatacatattttttatttttattctttatttttaacatgaatatggatcccagggcctgaaggagagtctcctctccttgagaccctgggaatcatccagcatcgctccctgcacacgccgtacccggcgtacaagacgacccccgacttttgggacaatttttaggggttaaaaagtcgtcttgtacgccggaaaatacggtagttacacaccagagaacccacacaggggagaagcctttatcctgttcagaatgtgggaagtgttttaaccagAAAACAAATTtgtttaagcaccagagaactcacacaggggtgaagtaTTTTTCCtgcacagaatgtgggaaatattttaaccataaaTTTATTCTTGTtgcgcaccagagaactcacacaggggagaaacctttttcctgttcagcatgtgggaaatgttttgtgaatAAATCAAATcttcttagtcaccagagaactcacacaggggagaagcctttttcatgttcagaatgtgggaaatgttttaaccacaaacgtAATCTTGTtgtgcaccagagaactcacacaggggagaagcctttttcctgttcagcatgtgggaaatgttttacacagaaaccaaactttgttaagcaccagagagctcacacagtggagaaacctttttgctgttcagaatgtgggaagtgttttaagcataaatcagattttgttatgcaccagagaacccacacaggggagaagcctttttcatgttcagaatgtgggaaatgttttaaacagatatCAGATTTTGTTAGTCACAAAAGAATTCACAGTCGGGAGAAGCCTCTTTCATGTGattaatgtggaaaatattttgcacAGAAATTAACTCGTAAtaaacatcagagcagtcacacaggggagaagccttttccatgttcagaatgttggaaatgttttaaccaataaTTGCAttttcttaaagtggttgtccactattaAGGCAAtcccttgtcattcctcatgtttggctttaacccctttcccaccttggacgtatccatatgtcccTGTAACCTGGGTCATATTGACATCTCGACAATTTTGCTCTCACACGGC contains:
- the LOC143768255 gene encoding uncharacterized protein LOC143768255, whose amino-acid sequence is MDRDKMAERILHLTLEILFQLTGEDYTAVKKTSSEHCQDPVSEGCRRPLSPIMGPLPHPLIHEDINDQKILELTYKMIELLTGEVPIRCQNVAVYFSMEEWEYLHKDLYKDVVMEVPQPLTSPDLSSKRTTPERCPYPLLPQDCKQEDPNVPQDHQSEDLTHINTTETCVRGDEWCKEEIPTCDYPADDCTRRSEGQLTSSVFKSDDLKIPQDATVLNAMTSDIPSSLHSKDLSSDPLKQVSTISDPLGEDLHKKIFLIYPSKMDMDREKKAEKILHLTLEILFRLTGEDYTVVKKTSSESCQDPVSEGWGRPLSPIMGPPPHPLIHEDINDQKILELTYKMIELLTGEVPIRCQDVAVYFSMEEWEYLEGHKDVYKDIMMEVPQPLTSPDLSSNRTTPERCSRPLLPQDCKQEDPNVPQDHQGEYLTHINTTETYVRGDECCKEEIPTYDYPADDCTRRSEGQLTSSIFKSDDLEIPQDATELNAMTSDIPSSLHSKVLSSDLLKQVLSPDLLLTTKENESHTISIKTQSAPKEKKSFSHSEYGNTINQRTHTAVVKHQRTHTGEKPFSCSECGKCFKQKSALVKHHRTHTGEKPFSCSECSKCFNEKSVLVKHQRTHTGEKPFSCSACGKCFNQKHKLVIHQRTHTGENAFSCSECGKCFNQKSYLHKHQRIHTGEKPYSCSECGKSFNEKSVLVKHQRTHTGEKPFSCSACGKCFIEKQKLVIHQRTHTGENAFSCSECGKCFNQKSYLLKHKRIHTVEKPYSCSECEKCFNHKYKLVTHQRTHTGEKPFPCSECGKCFNEKSVLVKHQRTHTGEKPFSCSECGKCFNQKHKLVIHQGTHTGENAFSCSECGKCFNQKSYLLKHQRIHTVEKPYSCSECEKCFNHKYKLVTHQRTHTGEKPFSCSECGKCFKHKTILFKHQRTHTGENPFSCSECGKCFNQKSALVTHHRTHTGEKPFSCSECGKCFNEKSGLVKHQRTHTGEKPFSCIACGKCFIEKQKLVIHQRTHTSENTFSCSECGKCFNQKSYLLKHQRIHTGEKPYSCSECGKCFNEKSDLVVHHRTHTGEKPFSCSECGKCFNHKYKLPYFLVYKTTGRIRRPPTFPYKIWNLGYARCIRLGSSYKPHPASLPAHAVPGVQDDPRLLGQFLGVKKSSCTPENTVVTHQRTHTGEKPLSCSECGKCFNQKTNLFKHQRTHTGVKYFSCTECGKYFNHKFILVAHQRTHTGEKPFSCSACGKCFVNKSNLLSHQRTHTGEKPFSCSECGKCFNHKRNLVVHQRTHTGEKPFSCSACGKCFTQKPNFVKHQRAHTVEKPFCCSECGKCFKHKSDFVMHQRTHTGEKPFSCSECGKCFKQISDFVSHKRIHSREKPLSCD